A genomic stretch from Anaerolinea thermophila UNI-1 includes:
- a CDS encoding putative bifunctional diguanylate cyclase/phosphodiesterase: MEKSQQFADTENEVLVQECLQVMARLTGAQRAHLHFLSQERKFEKEVYFWADSPEGLLECSEMTGIRLDHPWWLKHLRAQDFLKIEDLSLLPEEIVSDCRILRDFGVNNLLILPVYDGKRLAGMIRLENVALELSLQEVEISLLHISAQLIVRMLSLAHDLGELRRDRARMVYHQEYDDLTGLPNRTLFLERIQRAFEGHSNLLFAVLVVDVDYYQLVHERFGRAIAERLLQAAVNKIRLNLRVEDTMARLGDDQFGILIEDVQDRSVVEMVATRILERVREPFVIEGNEVAVTASIGIALRNGHLRTPEEMLQEAGIALLEAKQSGRGKWLVFDESMRDELIRRMEVENDLRRSLEENRLVLHYQPITELKSGKLIGFEALVRWIHPRRGMIWPTEFIEISEKTGLIVPLGLWVLRQACWQMRLWQERFPVTPPLMISVNISPRQLEEADFSEQVKKILEETGLPPSSLRLEITEHTVVQRSGALIEALDSLRMLGVQLYIDDFGTGYSSLGYLDRLPVDAIKIDRSFVSNLGKAKSSQGVVQAIIQLAHELNIEVVAEGVETFEQHRELKRLQCEFMQGFYISEPLDVHAVERFIAGRSGFVFGAD; encoded by the coding sequence ATGGAAAAAAGCCAGCAGTTTGCGGATACTGAAAATGAAGTCCTCGTGCAGGAATGCTTACAGGTAATGGCAAGGCTTACGGGGGCTCAACGCGCCCACCTTCATTTTTTATCACAGGAACGGAAATTCGAAAAAGAAGTCTATTTCTGGGCGGACTCTCCAGAAGGATTGCTGGAATGCTCTGAGATGACAGGTATTCGTCTGGATCATCCCTGGTGGTTGAAGCATTTACGCGCTCAGGATTTCTTGAAAATTGAGGATTTGAGTCTTTTACCGGAAGAAATTGTCTCAGATTGCCGAATCTTAAGGGACTTTGGAGTGAACAACCTTTTGATTCTGCCCGTATATGATGGCAAACGTCTGGCAGGCATGATTCGGCTGGAAAATGTGGCTTTAGAACTTTCCTTGCAGGAAGTTGAAATCTCTTTGTTGCACATCTCGGCGCAATTGATTGTGCGCATGCTTTCCCTGGCTCACGATTTGGGAGAATTGCGCCGGGATCGTGCGCGCATGGTTTATCATCAGGAATACGATGATCTGACAGGGTTACCCAACCGTACCCTGTTTTTGGAAAGAATTCAACGGGCTTTTGAGGGGCATTCCAATTTGCTTTTTGCCGTGCTGGTGGTTGATGTTGACTACTACCAGTTGGTTCACGAGCGTTTCGGCAGAGCCATTGCCGAGCGCTTGCTTCAAGCCGCAGTGAACAAAATTCGCCTGAATCTGCGTGTGGAAGATACCATGGCAAGGTTGGGCGATGACCAGTTTGGTATTTTGATTGAGGACGTTCAGGATCGTTCTGTGGTAGAAATGGTTGCCACGCGCATTCTCGAACGGGTTCGTGAGCCCTTTGTCATTGAGGGAAATGAAGTGGCTGTTACTGCCAGTATCGGAATTGCCCTGCGAAATGGACATCTCCGTACACCTGAGGAAATGCTCCAGGAAGCGGGGATTGCCCTGCTGGAAGCCAAGCAATCCGGCCGGGGGAAGTGGTTAGTCTTTGATGAGAGTATGCGCGACGAGTTGATTCGCCGCATGGAAGTAGAAAATGACTTACGCCGGTCTCTGGAAGAAAATCGCCTTGTCCTGCACTATCAACCCATCACCGAATTGAAATCCGGAAAGTTAATTGGCTTTGAGGCACTGGTGCGCTGGATTCATCCCAGGCGAGGGATGATCTGGCCCACCGAATTTATCGAAATCTCCGAAAAAACAGGTTTGATTGTCCCATTAGGTTTATGGGTGCTGCGACAAGCCTGCTGGCAGATGCGGCTCTGGCAGGAGCGTTTTCCTGTTACCCCCCCCTTGATGATCAGCGTGAATATCAGCCCGCGTCAGTTGGAAGAAGCAGATTTCAGTGAGCAGGTGAAAAAGATTCTGGAAGAGACCGGGTTGCCGCCTTCATCTTTACGACTGGAAATTACCGAGCATACGGTTGTCCAGCGAAGTGGTGCGCTGATTGAAGCCCTGGATTCTCTGCGTATGCTTGGGGTGCAATTGTACATTGATGATTTTGGCACGGGCTATTCCTCCCTGGGATATCTGGACCGTCTACCTGTGGATGCGATTAAGATTGACCGTTCCTTTGTGAGCAATCTTGGAAAAGCCAAGAGCAGTCAGGGTGTGGTGCAAGCCATTATCCAGTTAGCCCACGAATTAAACATCGAAGTTGTTGCAGAAGGGGTAGAGACCTTCGAACAACACCGTGAACTGAAACGGCTGCAGTGCGAATTCATGCAGGGATTTTACATCTCCGAGCCGCTAGACGTTCATGCTGTTGAGCGTTTTATTGCCGGCAGGTCGGGCTTCGTTTTTGGCGCGGATTAA
- a CDS encoding MFS transporter: protein MTLQPVKLSRSYKFVWGIAALGTSLLSGIYGALLPIFYQDYLGLSSRWIGMASFIYAIWNALNDPLFGYITDNTRSRWGRRIPYMRFTAPFLALTFVLVWLPPAQARESALFWWMLVTMLLYDTCYTIVGLVYSALLPEVTESDAERNDLQVSSSLFGLLGTLLGFMIPDFFRPKAGGSADFLPLQMSMVAVAVIAMLLIIATTLKVKERPEFTRVDQPIPLGEAIRFTLVNRSFLVLVAANFMSILMQSLLLGAIYYMADYLLQMNTLILLACIFIPLIIGVPLTRPIRERFGVVGAQQLLLIIAGVGLVLITIAPTFLIPICIAVAGFGLSGPQTLTNVLFAQVADEDELRSGVRREGAFFGVNALITKPAQSVALYLFPRILEATNFVSRGQNAGEIFLNQPESALFGIRLLGGLIPGVALLVGAGLLAFFPLRGEYLKKIQQAVLELHLKKKEQLG from the coding sequence ATGACCCTGCAACCTGTAAAACTTTCCCGTTCGTATAAGTTTGTCTGGGGCATCGCCGCGCTGGGCACTTCTCTGCTCTCGGGTATTTATGGCGCTTTACTGCCCATTTTCTATCAGGATTATCTGGGCTTGTCTTCCCGCTGGATTGGGATGGCTTCGTTTATTTATGCCATCTGGAATGCCCTCAATGACCCCCTGTTTGGATATATTACCGATAACACCCGTTCCCGCTGGGGAAGGCGCATCCCCTACATGCGCTTTACCGCGCCATTCCTGGCGTTGACCTTTGTGCTGGTGTGGCTGCCCCCTGCTCAGGCGCGCGAAAGCGCCCTGTTCTGGTGGATGCTGGTGACCATGCTCCTGTACGATACCTGTTACACCATCGTGGGTCTGGTCTATTCGGCTTTGCTCCCTGAGGTGACCGAATCTGATGCTGAGCGCAATGACCTGCAGGTTTCTTCCTCTTTGTTTGGTTTGCTGGGAACATTGCTGGGTTTCATGATTCCCGATTTCTTCCGCCCCAAGGCAGGCGGGAGCGCCGATTTCCTTCCGCTTCAGATGAGCATGGTCGCGGTAGCGGTGATTGCAATGCTCTTAATCATAGCCACGACCCTGAAGGTCAAAGAACGCCCCGAATTTACCCGGGTAGATCAGCCCATTCCGCTGGGTGAAGCCATCCGCTTTACTCTGGTGAACCGCTCGTTTCTGGTGCTGGTGGCGGCAAATTTCATGTCTATTTTGATGCAATCCCTGTTGCTGGGCGCCATTTATTACATGGCAGATTACCTGCTACAGATGAACACGCTCATCTTGCTGGCTTGTATTTTCATCCCGCTGATTATCGGTGTGCCGCTCACCCGTCCCATCCGCGAACGCTTTGGCGTGGTGGGTGCTCAACAATTGCTGTTAATCATTGCCGGTGTGGGACTGGTGCTGATTACCATCGCGCCAACATTCCTGATTCCGATATGCATTGCGGTGGCTGGCTTCGGTTTAAGCGGACCGCAAACGCTGACCAATGTCCTTTTTGCTCAGGTGGCAGATGAAGACGAACTGCGCTCCGGGGTGCGCCGTGAGGGGGCTTTCTTTGGCGTCAATGCGCTGATTACCAAGCCCGCTCAATCGGTAGCGCTTTATCTTTTCCCGCGTATCCTCGAAGCCACCAACTTTGTCAGCCGGGGACAAAATGCCGGGGAAATTTTCCTCAATCAACCGGAAAGTGCTTTGTTCGGGATTCGCCTGCTGGGCGGATTGATTCCCGGGGTTGCCCTGCTCGTAGGTGCAGGCTTACTAGCCTTCTTCCCGTTGCGTGGGGAGTATTTGAAAAAAATCCAGCAGGCGGTGCTTGAACTTCACCTAAAGAAAAAAGAGCAATTGGGATAG
- a CDS encoding polysaccharide deacetylase family protein — MKPNPLLKKLGFSDSDRVVLIHADDVGMCQASVQAFADLTAFGLVSCGAVMVPCSWAPLAGAYAREHPEADLGVHLTLTSEWQNYRWGPLSTRDPRSGLLDEEGYFPRTVEPVQAKGNPRAVRREIEVQLEHARRLGINPSHVDTHMGTVIHPKFLDAYIGTARKNRLPAMIVRQDEASLRQMGLNALTAKIAARWIERLEREGFPMLDDIVMMPLGQWENRLEVAKEVFKAVKPGLTHFIIHPAVDSPEIRAIAPDWRARVADWQVFQSQELRQFLQAEGIQIIGYRAIQSLMR, encoded by the coding sequence ATGAAACCCAATCCTCTGCTGAAAAAACTGGGCTTTTCGGATTCGGATCGCGTGGTGTTGATTCATGCTGATGATGTCGGTATGTGCCAGGCAAGCGTGCAAGCCTTTGCCGATTTGACAGCCTTTGGGCTGGTTTCCTGTGGAGCGGTGATGGTGCCCTGTTCCTGGGCGCCGCTGGCGGGTGCGTATGCCCGGGAGCATCCTGAAGCCGATTTGGGTGTACACCTGACCCTGACCAGCGAGTGGCAGAATTACCGCTGGGGTCCTCTATCCACCCGGGATCCGCGTTCGGGCTTGCTGGATGAAGAGGGTTACTTCCCTCGTACGGTGGAGCCGGTGCAGGCGAAGGGCAATCCCCGGGCTGTCCGGCGGGAAATTGAAGTGCAACTGGAACATGCCCGGCGATTGGGGATAAATCCTTCTCATGTGGATACTCACATGGGTACAGTTATTCATCCCAAATTTCTGGACGCCTACATTGGCACGGCGCGCAAGAATCGCCTGCCGGCGATGATTGTGCGCCAGGACGAAGCCTCTCTGCGGCAAATGGGCTTGAATGCCCTCACGGCAAAGATTGCCGCCCGCTGGATTGAGCGTCTGGAGCGCGAAGGCTTCCCCATGCTTGATGATATTGTGATGATGCCGCTGGGTCAGTGGGAAAACCGCCTGGAAGTGGCTAAGGAAGTCTTTAAAGCCGTAAAGCCGGGGTTGACCCACTTCATCATCCATCCAGCGGTTGATTCGCCTGAGATTCGCGCGATTGCTCCTGACTGGCGGGCACGTGTGGCAGACTGGCAGGTGTTCCAGAGTCAGGAACTGCGCCAATTCCTGCAAGCCGAAGGCATCCAGATCATTGGCTATCGTGCCATCCAGTCCTTGATGAGGTAA
- a CDS encoding type II toxin-antitoxin system VapC family toxin, which yields MRSAVIDANLAIYAIIPSSKHEQALNLLETLAERNIPVYVPQLWVSEVTTGIRKSMVMGSVSTETALLALQAVLALPIEKVSEDPDLCIQAYHWAERLGQLAVYDAMYLALAERMQADFYTADQRLFNRCQQLGAEFVKWVS from the coding sequence GTGAGATCGGCAGTGATTGACGCCAATCTGGCAATCTACGCAATCATCCCCTCTTCAAAACACGAACAGGCGTTGAACCTGCTGGAAACGTTGGCTGAGCGAAATATTCCTGTGTATGTTCCCCAATTGTGGGTATCTGAAGTGACCACCGGTATTCGCAAAAGCATGGTTATGGGGAGTGTCTCGACGGAAACCGCCCTGCTTGCCCTGCAAGCGGTGTTAGCATTACCTATTGAAAAGGTCAGCGAAGACCCTGACCTGTGCATTCAGGCATATCACTGGGCAGAACGTCTTGGGCAACTTGCCGTTTATGATGCCATGTACCTTGCCCTCGCTGAGCGTATGCAGGCAGATTTTTACACTGCCGATCAGCGGTTGTTCAACCGCTGTCAACAACTTGGAGCAGAGTTCGTCAAATGGGTGTCGTAA
- a CDS encoding DUF2804 domain-containing protein: MQVELTQPGVLLNPDGNLAQVGWSRQPLLDCNLEQARFYALKPLQRFRLKRWDYYAVFTPRRFFSATIADLGYAGNLFVYTLDFETGELHEEGIVVPLARGVSLPRNSTEGVSAFADDRLQMTFEVLPNERRVKVNWGAFHEGRGIHADIRLQCLPEYESMNIVIPIGRRRFYFNRKINCLPAEGILRYGGVSETLDPHICLGSLDWGCGVWEYRSYWNWASASGFLPDGRTVGLNLGCGFGDLSRADENALILQNRIHKLEGVRFEYTSGDYMKPWRFRDAQGRLDLVFTPFKERVARTNLGIIFSEVHQMFGRYQGKAVTDDGEEVLIHDLIGFAEEHHARW, from the coding sequence ATGCAGGTTGAACTTACTCAGCCGGGGGTTTTGCTCAATCCCGATGGAAATCTTGCGCAGGTTGGTTGGTCGCGTCAACCCCTGCTGGACTGCAATTTGGAGCAGGCTCGCTTCTACGCGTTGAAACCTCTCCAGCGTTTTCGCCTGAAGCGCTGGGATTACTACGCTGTGTTTACCCCTCGGCGCTTCTTCTCCGCTACCATTGCCGACCTGGGTTATGCCGGTAACCTGTTCGTCTATACCCTGGATTTTGAGACCGGCGAGTTGCACGAAGAGGGCATCGTTGTGCCGCTGGCGCGGGGTGTTTCTCTGCCGCGCAACAGCACCGAGGGAGTCAGCGCCTTTGCCGATGACCGCCTGCAGATGACCTTTGAAGTCCTGCCCAACGAACGGCGGGTGAAGGTGAACTGGGGGGCTTTCCATGAGGGGCGTGGCATCCATGCCGATATCCGTCTGCAGTGCCTGCCGGAGTACGAGTCCATGAATATCGTCATCCCCATCGGCAGGCGGCGCTTTTACTTCAACCGCAAGATTAACTGCCTGCCGGCGGAGGGCATCCTGCGCTACGGCGGAGTCAGCGAGACGCTCGATCCGCACATCTGCCTGGGGTCACTGGACTGGGGTTGCGGGGTGTGGGAGTACCGCTCGTACTGGAACTGGGCATCCGCGTCAGGCTTTCTGCCGGATGGACGCACGGTGGGGCTAAATCTGGGTTGTGGCTTTGGCGATCTCTCCCGCGCCGACGAAAACGCCCTGATTTTGCAGAACCGCATCCATAAACTGGAAGGGGTGCGTTTTGAATACACTTCAGGCGATTACATGAAGCCGTGGCGTTTCCGTGATGCGCAGGGGCGGCTGGATCTGGTGTTTACCCCATTCAAGGAACGGGTTGCCCGTACCAACCTGGGCATCATCTTCAGTGAAGTGCATCAGATGTTCGGGCGTTATCAGGGCAAAGCCGTCACCGATGATGGCGAGGAAGTCCTCATTCACGATCTTATCGGCTTTGCCGAGGAACACCACGCCCGCTGGTGA
- a CDS encoding PPOX class F420-dependent oxidoreductase, whose amino-acid sequence MEHTPVTLPPWAQKAQFINLTTFRRNGQAVPTPVWFVAHEGRLYVMTNIQSGKAKRIRATGKARVAPSDVHGNPLGEFVEVRARPVEDESLRRALDAAFDRKYGIQRKIISLVANLRARQTGAPMYFIELELLDTPR is encoded by the coding sequence ATGGAACATACACCCGTAACCTTGCCGCCATGGGCGCAAAAAGCCCAATTCATTAACCTGACCACTTTTCGGCGCAACGGGCAGGCCGTGCCTACGCCGGTGTGGTTTGTAGCCCATGAAGGGCGTCTGTACGTGATGACCAATATTCAATCGGGCAAAGCCAAGCGCATCCGCGCCACCGGTAAAGCCAGGGTGGCGCCCAGCGATGTGCACGGCAATCCGCTGGGAGAGTTTGTCGAAGTCCGCGCCCGACCTGTGGAGGACGAATCCCTGCGCCGGGCGCTGGATGCGGCTTTTGACCGTAAATATGGCATCCAGCGCAAAATCATTTCTCTGGTTGCCAATCTGCGCGCCCGCCAGACCGGCGCCCCCATGTACTTCATCGAATTGGAACTGCTGGACACGCCCCGCTGA
- a CDS encoding glycoside hydrolase family 127 protein has protein sequence MMKGAVITRGFWHERLEVNAHQAIYHQWEQLQASGCIHNFRIAAGESEGVHEGWFFADSDAYKWLEAAARILQHHPDGKLEELVDGFIALLGRAQMPDGYLFTYNQIFFPGTRWKNLQIEHELYCHGHLIEAGVSHYLATGKTTMLEIARRAADRIVADFRDKGALHTCGHEEIELALLRLYEVTGERAYLEMAQSFLERRGRAPFFGLALFAQNTSVNRRARLVQEKRQAYRAAHPDAHPYVLPPGNVSKKPWNTTLRWYLSALSGKYFQQHAPLEKQTVPVGHAVRFGYLQTAAARWMRLTGDERWLEVQEQAWERMVLRRMYLTGGLGAVPGIEGFGRDDELDPELAYAETCAALASMFWNWELAQITGKARYSELFEWQLYNAASVGMGLDGTTYLYNNPLTCRGGVERRPWYAVPCCPSNLSRTFAWLGDYLYSAKPGRLYVHQYLSSDLPAQEIPCANGNRVRLSLQMDSQLPWHGHVVLRLRRWEVLDPDQPAPLEILLRLPSWAENPRLTLNGQPLFLQIPQPQQDGEPPADGYDPRQAVFLPLSQPWAEGDTLELRFDLPIRLRHAAPRLRSRRGKVAVTRGPLVYCAESLDHPGLDLFRLHLEPDSLEPVWEDSVLGRIIQIQGRDERGNPLTLIPYFLWGNRGPSQMTVWLNG, from the coding sequence ATGATGAAAGGCGCTGTCATCACCCGCGGATTCTGGCACGAACGGCTGGAAGTCAACGCCCATCAAGCCATCTATCACCAGTGGGAGCAGTTGCAAGCCTCCGGATGCATCCACAACTTCCGCATTGCCGCCGGAGAATCCGAGGGGGTGCATGAGGGCTGGTTTTTCGCCGATTCGGACGCCTACAAATGGCTGGAAGCCGCCGCCCGCATTCTTCAGCATCACCCTGACGGCAAACTGGAAGAACTGGTGGACGGATTCATCGCCCTGCTGGGACGCGCCCAAATGCCCGACGGTTACCTCTTCACCTACAACCAGATTTTCTTCCCCGGCACGCGCTGGAAAAATTTGCAAATCGAACATGAACTGTACTGCCACGGGCACCTGATTGAGGCAGGGGTATCGCACTATCTGGCAACCGGCAAGACCACTATGCTGGAAATTGCCCGCCGCGCCGCTGACCGCATCGTTGCCGACTTCCGCGACAAGGGAGCCCTGCACACCTGCGGACACGAAGAGATTGAACTGGCGCTCCTGCGCCTCTACGAAGTCACCGGCGAGCGCGCCTATCTGGAGATGGCACAATCCTTCCTGGAACGCCGTGGGCGGGCTCCCTTCTTTGGACTGGCGCTTTTCGCCCAGAATACCAGCGTCAACCGCCGCGCCCGCCTGGTGCAAGAGAAGCGGCAAGCCTACCGCGCCGCACATCCAGACGCCCACCCCTATGTCCTGCCGCCGGGAAACGTGTCCAAAAAGCCCTGGAACACCACCCTGCGCTGGTACCTGAGCGCGCTCTCGGGCAAGTACTTCCAACAGCACGCTCCCCTGGAAAAACAGACCGTGCCGGTGGGACATGCCGTGCGCTTCGGCTACCTGCAGACGGCGGCGGCGCGCTGGATGCGCCTGACCGGCGATGAACGCTGGCTGGAAGTGCAGGAACAAGCCTGGGAGCGCATGGTCCTGCGGCGCATGTACCTCACTGGCGGACTGGGCGCAGTGCCGGGCATTGAGGGCTTTGGCAGGGACGACGAACTCGACCCCGAACTGGCATACGCCGAAACCTGCGCCGCACTGGCAAGCATGTTCTGGAATTGGGAACTGGCGCAAATTACCGGCAAAGCCCGCTACAGCGAGCTGTTTGAGTGGCAGTTGTACAACGCCGCCAGCGTGGGCATGGGACTGGACGGCACCACCTACCTCTACAACAACCCGCTGACCTGCCGCGGCGGGGTGGAGCGCCGCCCCTGGTACGCCGTGCCCTGCTGTCCTTCCAACCTCTCGCGCACCTTTGCCTGGCTGGGCGACTACCTCTACTCTGCCAAGCCGGGGCGGCTGTACGTGCACCAGTACCTTTCCAGCGACCTGCCCGCCCAGGAAATCCCCTGCGCCAACGGCAACCGCGTGCGCCTCTCCCTGCAAATGGACTCGCAACTGCCCTGGCACGGACACGTGGTCCTGCGTCTGCGCCGCTGGGAAGTGCTTGACCCCGACCAGCCCGCTCCGCTGGAGATTCTCCTGCGCCTGCCCTCCTGGGCGGAGAATCCGCGCCTGACTCTCAACGGTCAACCGCTCTTCCTGCAGATTCCCCAACCCCAACAGGACGGCGAGCCTCCCGCCGACGGATACGACCCGCGCCAGGCGGTCTTCCTGCCCCTCTCCCAACCCTGGGCGGAAGGTGACACCCTGGAACTGCGCTTTGACCTGCCCATCCGCCTGCGGCATGCCGCCCCGCGCCTGCGCTCGCGGCGCGGCAAAGTGGCGGTGACGCGCGGTCCGCTGGTGTACTGCGCCGAAAGCCTGGACCATCCCGGGCTGGACCTCTTCCGCCTGCACCTTGAGCCGGACTCGCTCGAACCGGTGTGGGAAGACTCGGTTCTCGGGCGCATCATCCAGATTCAGGGCAGGGACGAGCGCGGTAACCCGCTCACCCTCATCCCCTACTTTCTGTGGGGCAACCGCGGTCCCTCCCAAATGACCGTGTGGCTGAACGGGTAA
- the rpsF gene encoding 30S ribosomal protein S6, with protein MRNYEVIFIIHPELDETASTALIEKVQGWITGAGGTVEKTDVWGKRTMAYSIRKQREGNYVYMQVAMPPAFVNELSTNLRLTEPVLRYLITAIG; from the coding sequence ATGCGTAACTACGAGGTTATCTTTATTATCCATCCTGAACTGGATGAAACCGCCAGCACTGCCCTCATTGAGAAGGTGCAGGGATGGATTACCGGAGCAGGCGGCACGGTGGAAAAAACCGACGTCTGGGGCAAGCGAACGATGGCGTACAGCATCCGCAAACAGCGTGAGGGCAATTACGTCTATATGCAGGTCGCCATGCCTCCCGCGTTCGTCAACGAACTGTCCACCAATCTGCGCCTGACCGAACCCGTCTTGCGCTATCTGATTACAGCCATCGGATAA
- a CDS encoding single-stranded DNA-binding protein: protein MSRGLNKVMIIGHLGRDPEMRYTPSGKPVTTFPVATSRTWNSVDGERHTETEWFNVVAWGQLAEICKQYLAKGQQVYVEGRLQTRRWEDSEGVKHVTVEIVASEMMMLGDRRDVNQAVETALSEEEETDEEYPF, encoded by the coding sequence ATGAGTCGGGGACTGAACAAAGTGATGATCATTGGTCATCTGGGACGCGACCCGGAAATGCGCTATACGCCCTCCGGCAAACCGGTGACCACGTTTCCCGTGGCAACCAGCCGCACCTGGAATTCGGTGGACGGCGAACGCCACACCGAAACCGAATGGTTCAATGTGGTTGCCTGGGGTCAACTGGCGGAAATCTGCAAACAGTACCTTGCCAAAGGTCAGCAGGTGTACGTCGAGGGGCGTCTGCAAACGCGCCGCTGGGAAGACAGCGAAGGCGTCAAGCACGTGACGGTGGAAATCGTTGCCAGCGAGATGATGATGCTGGGAGACCGCCGTGACGTCAATCAAGCCGTGGAAACAGCCCTCTCCGAAGAAGAAGAAACTGATGAAGAATATCCCTTCTAA
- the rpsR gene encoding 30S ribosomal protein S18, giving the protein MSDEMMMDMEQPQMRRYVARPKICQFCVDKNIKIDYKAVDLLRRYVTEEGKIRPRRQTGTCAKHQRELATAIKRARHLAFLPFVASDEQE; this is encoded by the coding sequence ATGAGCGATGAAATGATGATGGATATGGAACAACCGCAGATGCGGCGCTACGTGGCGCGCCCGAAAATCTGCCAGTTCTGCGTGGATAAGAACATTAAAATTGACTACAAAGCGGTGGATTTACTGCGCCGCTACGTCACCGAAGAGGGCAAGATTCGCCCGCGCCGCCAAACCGGCACCTGCGCCAAGCATCAGCGCGAACTGGCAACCGCCATCAAACGCGCCCGCCATCTGGCGTTCCTGCCCTTCGTGGCATCGGATGAACAGGAGTAA
- a CDS encoding peptidylprolyl isomerase has translation METEETAKEVLDRLNKGEDWVKLAAEYSKDTSNANKGGDLGWFGKGTMVKEFEDAVYALKVGEISQPVQTTFGYHIIQLLGREVRPLTDSEFNQKKQAAYDEWLTQAKSADTVKTFDLWMEVAPSVPAITPVALPSTGQ, from the coding sequence GTGGAAACCGAGGAAACCGCCAAAGAGGTGCTGGATCGCCTCAACAAGGGTGAGGACTGGGTGAAACTGGCGGCAGAGTACTCCAAAGACACCAGTAACGCCAACAAAGGCGGCGACCTGGGTTGGTTTGGCAAAGGTACCATGGTCAAAGAGTTTGAGGACGCCGTCTATGCTCTCAAGGTGGGGGAAATCAGCCAGCCGGTGCAGACCACCTTTGGCTATCACATTATCCAGTTGCTGGGGCGCGAGGTACGTCCGCTGACCGACAGCGAATTCAACCAGAAGAAGCAGGCGGCATACGATGAGTGGCTGACGCAAGCCAAATCCGCAGACACGGTCAAAACCTTTGACTTGTGGATGGAAGTAGCCCCCAGCGTACCCGCCATCACACCGGTTGCCCTGCCTTCTACCGGGCAATAA